The following proteins are co-located in the Marinomonas profundi genome:
- a CDS encoding 2-hydroxymuconate tautomerase family protein — protein sequence MPYVNIRITDEGVTKEQKQALIKGATDLLVDVLGKNPATTVVVIDEVNTDNWGIAGEQVTELRKK from the coding sequence ATGCCCTATGTCAATATACGCATTACCGATGAAGGTGTGACCAAAGAGCAAAAACAGGCGCTGATTAAAGGCGCGACAGATTTGCTGGTTGATGTGTTAGGTAAAAATCCAGCCACTACTGTGGTGGTGATTGATGAAGTGAACACCGATAATTGGGGGATTGCCGGCGAGCAAGTAACGGAGTTGAGAAAGAAATAA
- a CDS encoding NADPH-dependent FMN reductase produces the protein MKILAFGASSSRQSINKALAGYAANLVEGAQVTLLDLNDFDMPLFSEDVEKHSGVPAQAQAFVDAIAQSDAIVASFAEHNGSYSAAYKNVFDWASRIEKAVYQDKPIVLLSTSPGPGGASSVLAQTVNSMPFFKGNVVGSLSVPSFYDVMKDGQIVDESVKQSLAALIAKL, from the coding sequence ATGAAAATACTTGCATTTGGTGCTAGTTCAAGCCGTCAGTCAATTAACAAGGCCTTGGCGGGTTACGCCGCTAATCTGGTTGAAGGTGCACAAGTCACGCTGTTAGACCTTAATGATTTCGACATGCCCTTGTTTAGCGAAGATGTTGAAAAGCACTCAGGTGTTCCTGCTCAAGCACAGGCATTTGTGGATGCCATTGCGCAGTCAGATGCGATTGTTGCCTCGTTTGCAGAGCACAACGGTTCTTATTCTGCGGCGTATAAAAATGTCTTTGATTGGGCGTCTCGTATCGAAAAAGCCGTGTATCAAGATAAGCCTATTGTGCTGCTGTCTACCTCGCCAGGGCCTGGTGGCGCGAGCAGTGTGTTGGCGCAAACCGTCAACAGTATGCCTTTCTTCAAGGGGAATGTAGTGGGAAGCTTGAGCGTGCCGAGTTTCTATGACGTGATGAAAGACGGCCAAATTGTCGACGAATCGGTGAAACAGTCGCTAGCAGCGCTGATTGCAAAATTATAA
- a CDS encoding sensor histidine kinase — MKPIKTAKQLTFTYFSIVAFAIIVFHFSMFTSMIENVEIIYAENRMLKDKGTAVALLNGTQLTHVSVPPFSEVYVGKENLPAWVVLNSSMTDDKPYELDDESDTPLEIFSMRSKVRLNGEVKDLYVIHYDEIYEISEEQMFETQSTQLALSLLLLIISLWVVMRISGRLTQPLAQLSKSLGERRSNNLSAITLPQGAATREIHQLVERLNDYQDQIRDLIERERAFNRYASHELRTPLMVMKGATTLLGKSDSKVFLERQRVRMVQACQEMEDYITTLLSLTREEDLDAMACRVVPSSEYESIRQTHLGYIMGKKVVVNIIEDGQIITKLPIPTLHILVGNLLKNAMACTEDGHVNILVTDNELAVVDTGCGLSGQPGGESYGLGLMIVRDICAKYHCTFSLEDNKASIGCTATVVFPSAF, encoded by the coding sequence ATGAAACCTATTAAAACCGCTAAGCAGTTAACTTTTACGTATTTCTCTATTGTGGCATTTGCGATTATCGTTTTTCATTTTTCGATGTTTACGTCAATGATTGAAAACGTTGAAATTATTTATGCTGAAAATCGCATGTTAAAAGACAAGGGCACCGCGGTGGCGTTATTAAACGGCACGCAGCTCACTCATGTTTCTGTTCCGCCTTTTTCTGAAGTCTATGTGGGGAAAGAAAATTTACCCGCTTGGGTCGTGCTTAATTCAAGTATGACAGACGATAAGCCTTATGAATTAGATGACGAGTCCGACACGCCATTGGAAATATTTTCAATGCGCTCTAAGGTGAGGCTAAATGGTGAGGTAAAAGACCTTTACGTGATTCATTACGATGAAATTTATGAAATATCCGAAGAGCAAATGTTTGAAACGCAAAGTACGCAGCTGGCGTTGTCTTTGTTGTTATTGATTATTAGTTTGTGGGTGGTGATGCGAATTTCGGGCCGTTTAACTCAGCCTCTTGCGCAACTGTCAAAAAGTCTTGGAGAACGACGCTCGAATAACTTGTCCGCTATTACATTGCCGCAAGGCGCTGCCACAAGAGAAATACATCAATTAGTTGAGCGACTTAACGATTATCAAGATCAGATTCGTGACTTGATTGAGCGGGAACGAGCCTTTAATCGTTATGCGAGTCATGAGCTGCGCACGCCTCTTATGGTGATGAAAGGCGCTACCACACTACTGGGTAAATCGGATTCAAAAGTGTTTTTAGAGCGTCAACGAGTGCGTATGGTGCAGGCGTGCCAAGAGATGGAAGATTATATTACCACGCTGTTGTCTCTGACCCGAGAGGAAGATCTCGACGCCATGGCGTGCCGTGTTGTGCCATCGAGTGAATATGAGAGCATTCGTCAAACGCACTTGGGGTATATCATGGGGAAAAAGGTCGTTGTTAATATTATTGAAGACGGTCAAATTATCACCAAATTACCCATTCCAACCTTGCATATCTTAGTGGGAAATCTGTTAAAAAATGCCATGGCTTGCACCGAAGACGGCCATGTGAATATTCTAGTCACAGACAATGAGCTTGCTGTGGTTGACACGGGTTGCGGGTTAAGTGGTCAGCCGGGTGGGGAAAGTTACGGTTTAGGCTTGATGATAGTGCGTGATATTTGTGCCAAGTATCATTGCACCTTTTCACTCGAAGACAATAAGGCGTCAATAGGCTGCACTGCGACAGTGGTTTTCCCAAGCGCCTTTTAA
- a CDS encoding pirin family protein, translating to MSSSILKRIPLQMFWPTFDPFLFCAFHNDTYPKANASMGPDAPLNNRPLGQDFGGIDGWRMYHGKTVPGFPAHPHRGFETVTVVNKGFVDHADSMGAAGRYGEGDTQWMTAGEGVQHSEMFPLLNEDGVNPLELFQIWLNLPSKNKMVPPHFTMLWNEDTPVVKVPDSQGVETQVKVVAGTYQKVDPSPCPPNSWAADSKNDVAIWLIDLPENGEWTLPAAAANLSRTLYFFEGDKVMLDEASGSINEAFVLKSDSPLVLRNQGKNARFLLLQGRPIGEHVEQHGPFVMNTRAELQQAFQDYQRTQFGGWPWSRHDQVHDKSKGRFAEHGTEEA from the coding sequence ATGAGCTCATCTATTTTAAAACGTATACCGCTGCAAATGTTTTGGCCGACCTTTGATCCTTTCTTATTTTGTGCCTTTCATAACGACACCTACCCTAAGGCAAACGCTTCTATGGGGCCGGATGCGCCGTTGAATAATCGTCCTTTGGGGCAAGATTTTGGCGGCATCGATGGCTGGCGTATGTATCACGGTAAAACGGTTCCTGGCTTTCCGGCGCATCCACATCGTGGTTTTGAGACGGTGACGGTTGTGAATAAGGGCTTTGTTGATCATGCCGATTCCATGGGCGCGGCGGGTCGTTATGGGGAAGGGGATACCCAATGGATGACGGCGGGGGAAGGGGTTCAGCATTCCGAAATGTTCCCTTTGTTGAATGAAGATGGTGTTAACCCATTAGAGCTGTTTCAAATTTGGCTGAATTTGCCCAGTAAGAATAAAATGGTGCCACCGCATTTCACCATGCTTTGGAACGAAGACACGCCTGTGGTGAAAGTGCCAGACAGTCAGGGTGTAGAAACGCAAGTGAAAGTGGTGGCGGGGACTTATCAAAAAGTTGATCCTTCGCCTTGCCCACCGAATTCATGGGCGGCCGATAGTAAAAATGACGTGGCTATTTGGTTGATTGATTTACCCGAAAATGGTGAATGGACATTGCCTGCGGCGGCCGCTAATTTGAGCCGTACCTTGTACTTTTTTGAAGGTGACAAGGTCATGTTAGACGAGGCGAGTGGGTCGATTAATGAGGCTTTTGTGCTGAAAAGTGATTCGCCTTTGGTGTTGCGGAATCAAGGTAAAAATGCCCGATTCTTATTATTGCAAGGTCGTCCAATTGGCGAGCATGTTGAACAACATGGGCCGTTTGTGATGAATACTCGCGCTGAGTTACAGCAAGCGTTCCAAGATTATCAGCGTACACAATTTGGTGGTTGGCCTTGGTCGCGCCATGATCAAGTGCATGATAAATCGAAAGGGCGCTTTGCTGAGCATGGTACGGAAGAAGCCTAA
- a CDS encoding GtrA family protein — translation MNSIFKHTFVRFGIVGGVGFLVDLISMLLLSIWLPHLLARAIAFWVAASSNWWWNRTMTFTDSKQDDKDKKAAALQWLQFLGGSVIAFVPNWGCYLILMSQPPTIADSTLALLWPYLAMVPGVFIGMMLNYAFSRFWVFSPAKR, via the coding sequence ATGAACTCCATTTTTAAACATACTTTTGTACGCTTTGGCATCGTTGGCGGTGTTGGCTTTTTGGTCGACTTGATCAGCATGTTGCTGCTTTCGATTTGGCTTCCTCATCTACTGGCGCGCGCCATAGCATTCTGGGTCGCCGCCAGCTCCAATTGGTGGTGGAACCGCACCATGACCTTTACAGATAGCAAACAAGACGACAAAGACAAAAAAGCCGCCGCATTGCAATGGCTGCAATTTCTCGGCGGCTCTGTTATTGCCTTTGTGCCTAATTGGGGCTGCTATCTAATACTGATGTCTCAGCCACCAACAATAGCCGATTCGACACTGGCGCTTTTATGGCCTTATCTCGCCATGGTGCCCGGTGTATTCATTGGCATGATGCTCAATTATGCGTTCTCACGCTTTTGGGTCTTTTCACCCGCCAAACGTTAA